In a genomic window of Drosophila takahashii strain IR98-3 E-12201 chromosome 3L, DtakHiC1v2, whole genome shotgun sequence:
- the LOC108069462 gene encoding uncharacterized protein, producing the protein MMQKCSELGKNSMAWQHFVRFGQSNLKVKKGPEGHYLESRCREELEKRLPAESFKELMVFVANWLKRLDEKNGIVRPAEEESPQEPKDKHSDKDVHVEKGAPDKTPADPSVVDLCSDEEDASAERFSDKETLDCESVISSSSLVILDEELGEVNLKDYADHVDGKLDETSLRKRKSREEDNTPSKATKQTSMKAFLIPNERETETDESPSPVLRRSLKTYVRRSKIAASGENPGKDVQTSSEKRSSLILRELNPEGKTNLNSSSKEESTAEVIVIEDLSQEDKLEPPIGEKSKPKNVALHDTKPKPSIEEKLNGKAMKNIETPPCVPLKCNEIKAKSATDVNSNASMKCETKVPLGEAKENSEPNAKNEGQKPNVIKPAGVKTMPLLTGLLLADPPPQEEANQDSNPVNPEVQPNTVINQRAEPNAIRIRNDLVSTPMEAIRVRTDLLQEQVNPVAPPNPPAQPSNPPGVAEKRKLPTVNDCESTLPKRPAVDNFNPAITTSRYTPSIPVSAAPVNTPRYRLIAPAPASSVANVRYPQSTAAPAAASSYPPVIPTAPLTMSNYQPNRAPIAPFNRGYPPTNAAIAPRMNNSSYPVRYPPEVPATAGGATNKSYPLFRPVLPGATNTVWYPPPGYPPAVLAPVTTSYQPVCPPVSCSSSTFRGPSTVPSSAPGSTPLARYRPPKPAPVVATSYQPVMSAVVGSANAPRYPPPPAVVGSANTPRYPPSARIVATSYQPVMSAVVGSANATRYPPPPPVVTSIKPAAPAPVASSSYQPNTPAAPQQNQNKGSTDFSKVMGMLGQVELYAFGQKNQEAFHLVHQLRLSIQKAEAEAPQRNV; encoded by the exons ATGATGCAAAAGTGCAGCGAATTGGGAAAGAATTCCAT GGCCTGGCAGCACTTCGTTCGCTTTGGTCAGAGCAACCTGAAGGTGAAGAAGGGCCCAGAGGGTCACTATCTGGAGAGCAGATGTCGCGAGGAGCTGGAGAAGCGGCTACCTGCGGAGTCCTTCAAGGAACTAATGGTCTTTGTGGCGAATTGGCTGAAGCGCCTGGACGAGAAGAATGGAATAGTAAGGCCTGCGGAAGAGGAATCGCCGCAGGAACCGAAGGATAAGCACTCCGATAAGGATGTGCATGTAGAGAAAGGAGCACCAGATAAAACACCCGCTGATCCTTCAGTTGTGGACCTCTGCAGCGACGAGGAAGACGCCTCCGCTGAGCGCTTTTCGGACAAGGAAACCCTGGACTGCGAATCGGTCATCTCCAGTTCGTCCCTTGTGATCCTCGACGAGGAGTTGGGCGAGGTTAACCTGAAGGACTATGCCGACCATGTCGATGGCAAACTGGATGAGACCTCCCTGAGGAAGCGGAAGAGCAGGGAGGAGGATAACACTCCTAGTAAGGCCACGAAACAGACCTCGATGAAGGCATTCTTGATTCCCAACGAGCGGGAGACTGAGACCGATGAGAGTCCCTCTCCCGTCCTCCGGCGATCCTTGAAAACGTATGTCAGAAGATCAAAGATAGCAGCAAGTGGAGAGAATCCCGGAAAAGATGTGCAGACTAGCAGCGAGAAGCGTAGCTCTCTGATCCTTCGGGAACTTAACCCTGAGGGTAAAACCAATTTGAATAGCTCCTCTAAGGAAGAATCGACGGCTGAAGTGATAGTTATCGAAGATCTGAGCCAAGAAGATAAGCTGGAACCCCCGATAGGcgaaaaatcaaaaccaaagaATGTGGCCCTTCATGATACGAAACCAAAACCCTCGATAGAAGAGAAGCTAAACGGAAAAGCCATGAAAAATATAGAAACTCCACCCTGTGTTCCCTTAAAATGCAACGAAATTAAGGCAAAATCAGCAACTGATGTAAATTCAAATGCATCTATGAAATGCGAGACAAAAGTGCCTTTGGGAGAAGCCAAAGAAAACAGTGAACCAAATGCCAAAAATGAGGGACAAAAACCGAATGTTATTAAACCCGCTGGAGTAAAAACCATGCCGCTACTGACGGGTTTGCTGCTGGCCGATCCTCCGCCACAAGAAGAAGCTAACCAAGATTCCAATCCAGTAAATCCGGAAGTACAACCGAATACGGTGATTAATCAAAGAGCAGAACCCAATGCGATTAGGATACGTAATGACCTAGTTTCCACGCCAATGGAGGCGATTCGGGTTCGCACTGATCTGCTGCAGGAGCAAGTCAATCCAGTTGCTCCTCCTAATCCACCAGCTCAACCTTCTAATCCTCCAGGAGTAGCTGAAAAGCGAAAGTTGCCGACTGTAAATGATTGCGAATCCACTCTGCCCAAAAGGCCAGCTGTGGATAACTTTAATCCTGCAATTACCACCTCCAGATATACACCCAGTATCCCCGTTTCTGCTGCCCCTGTTAATACCCCCAGATATCGGCTAATTGCTCCTGCGCCCGCTTCATCAGTTGCCAATGTCAGATATCCACAATCTACTGCTGCTCCAGCTGCCGCCTCCAGTTATCCACCAGTGATTCCCACTGCACCGCTTACCATGAGCAACTATCAACCGAATAGGGCTCCCATTGCTCCCTTCAACAGGGGATATCCACCAACCAACGCTGCGATTGCTCCACGTATGAACAACTCCAGTTACCCAGTTAGATATCCACCGGAGGTTCCGGCGACTGCAGGAGGTGCCACCAACAAAAGTTATCCCTTATTTAGGCCTGTGCTCCCTGGAGCAACTAACACTGTGTGGTACCCTCCACCGGGATATCCGCCAGCTGTTCTTGCTCCAGTGACCACCAGCTATCAACCAGTTTGCCCACCTGTTTCCTGCTCATCCTCCACTTTTCGAGGACCTAGTACTGTGCCTTCTTCAGCTCCAGGATCCACCCCTTTAGCGAGATATCGTCCACCTAAACCGGCACCTGTTGTCGCTACAAGCTATCAACCAGTTATGTCCGCGGTTGTGGGATCAGCGAATGCACCTAGATATCCTCCCCCTCCTGCAGTTGTGGGATCAGCGAACACACCTAGATATCCTCCTTCTGCACGAATTGTCGCTACAAGCTATCAACCAGTTATGTCCGCGGTTGTGGGATCAGCGAATGCGACTAGatatcctcctcctccgccagtTGTCACCTCCATTAAACCTGCGGCACCTGCACCAGTAGCATCCTCCAGCTATCAACCAAATACTCCTGCGGCTccacaacaaaatcaaaataaagggAGCACCGATTTCTCGAAAGTTATGGGCATGTTGGGCCAGGTGGAGCTATATGCCTTTGGACAGAAGAATCAAGAGGCCTTCCACCTCGTCCATCAGCTACGCTTGAGCATCCAGAAGGCAGAGGCTGAGGCTCCACAGCGTAATGTGTAG
- the LOC108069460 gene encoding uncharacterized protein, with protein MATALPDRFSAGKRQFWREFLALYQGMPELWDVHHVNYRNKELRNRAYELLERKLREIQPNATRTEVGRRINIFRTNYRREQMRILKQKELGLHSDLCKPTLWFYDYMGFLLTQETFQHRTRKGRGGRQKSVFGQEKGDKYNSKSTDLNTDSVCDWPMKDDDPPEPSVPEEASLLSPKVEIIEPEEAENPIQNGILPTEVKEEGLDTREPACSPQPEAETERGAAGTILSESSEVLARSWAIQYEEMAPTQRILARKAIADILFEGCMGNLRINRGDQGSTVGNHL; from the exons atgGCAACTGCCCTGCCAGATCGCTTTAGTGCGGGCAAAAGACAGTTCTGGCGAGAGTTCCTGGCTCTCTATCAGGGAATGCCGGAGCTGTGGGATGTCCACCATGTCAACTATCGGAACAAGGAGCTACGGAACCGGGCCTACGAGCTGCTGGAGCGGAAACTCCGGGAGATCCAGCCGAATGCCACGCGCACCGAAGTGGGCCGAAGGATCAACATATTTCGCACCAATTACCGGCGCGAACAGATGCGAATCCTCAAGCAGAAGGAGCTGGGACTGCACTCGGACCTCTGCAAGCCCACTCTGTGGTTCTACGACTACATGGGCTTCCTGCTCACCCAGGAGACCTTCCAGCACAGGACCCGAAAGGGTCGAGGGGGCCGGCAAAAGTCGGTATTTGGGCAGGAAAAGGGG GATAAATACAACTCGAAAAGCACAGATCTCAACACGGACAGCGTTTGTGACTGGCCCATGAAGGACGATGATCCACCAGAACCCAGTGTTCCAGAAGAGGCTTCCCTGCTCAGTCCAAAAGTGGAGATTATAGAGCCAGAGGAAGCAGAAAACCCAATCCAAAATGGAATCTTGCCCACAGAAGTCAAGGAGGAAGGTTTAGACACCAGAGAACCCGCCTGCTCACCCCAACCAGAGGCAGAAACCGAACGAGGAGCTGCCGGAACCATTCTCAGCGAATCCTCCGAAGTGCTGGCTAGATCTTGGGCCATTCAGTACGAGGAAATGGCGCCCACGCAACGCATCCTAGCCCGAAAGGCCATCGCGGACATCCTGTTCGAAGGATGCATGGGTAACCTGCGAATAAACCGCGGCGATCAGGGAAGCACCGTGGGAAATCATCTCTAA
- the LOC108069458 gene encoding zinc finger protein ZFP2-like: MESSICRACLVNYENMVNIFEEKHESGISIANIIYQCTGCKVEEDDLLPTTICPSCLQDAKDAFDIIETYERSHHFFCYFTDFQKEQLENGGSSSSEEGLIEEEQERTQSRQKRNCQMDKTNSQDDLDSTEEDFEADDDYDPDFEKDDDSDFEPGIEDSNAKSVDGSDLKCPHCPRTFFKKGHLRLHLRSHTGERPFKCSHCQKVFPKKSKLHEHLRTHTGEKPFKCSHCTKAFSELSNLKRHLQLLTGERPFKCSQCSKAFAQKSGLKTHLTIHSGEKPYRKPIKCSLCPKTYTNRTLLTIHMRWHTGERPFKCSHCSKDFTNKGALLLHTRLHTGEKPFKCSQCPAAYTTSSYLKRHLLSHAEEKPFKCSHCSKEFSIKTSLTIHLRTHTGDRPFKCSHCAKSFKQNATLWQHLRVHTGERPFKCTHCSKSFQTKACLELHHSVHTADRPFKCSQCSSAFKTKPNLRQHLRMHKGEQPFKCSQCSKAFYRKDHLTKHLVSHTEKKCSHCSQSFKDYYSLKKHLKTHSERIKCSQCSTTFKNKMCLRKHLRLKH, translated from the coding sequence ATGGAGTCGTCTATATGTCGTGCTTGTCTCGTAAATTACGAAAATATGGTCAATATTTTTGAGGAAAAACATGAATCGGGCATATCTAttgcaaatataatttatcaGTGCACCGGCTGTAAAGTGGAAGAAGACGACCTGCTGCCCACAACTATTTGCCCGTCCTGCCTTCAGGATGCAAAGGATGCATTCGATATTATTGAAACGTACGAGAGGAGCCACCATTTCTTTTGCTACTTTACCGATTTTCAGAAGGAGCAACTGGAGAATGGGGGTTCCAGTAGTTCTGAGGAAGGATTAATTGAAGAAGAGCAGGAGAGAACACAAAGTCGTCAAAAAAGAAACTGTCAAATGGACAAGACCAATTCCCAAGATGATTTAGATAGCACCGAAGAGGATTTTGAGGCAGATGATGACTACGATCCAGACTTCGAGAAAGATGATGATTCGGACTTTGAGCCTGGCATCGAAGACAGTAACGCCAAAAGCGTCGATGGTAGTGACCTTAAGTGTCCCCATTGCCCAAGAACGTTCTTCAAGAAAGGCCATCTTAGGCTGCACTTGCGTTCCCACACAGGAGAAAGACCCTTCAAGTGTTCTCATTGCCAAAAAGTGTTCCCCAAGAAATCCAAACTACACGAACACTTACGAACTCACACAGGAGAAAAACCTTTTAAGTGTTCCCACTGCACAAAGGCGTTTTCCGAGCTTTCTAATCTTAAGCGTCACTTGCAACTCCTCACAGGAGAGAGACCTTTCAAGTGTTCTCAGTGCTCGAAGGCTTTCGCCCAAAAATCAGGTCTAAAAACTCATCTGACAATTCATTCGGGAGAAAAACCATATCGGAAGCCTATCAAGTGCTCCCTCTGCCCAAAAACTTATACCAATAGAACACTTTTAACGATTCACATGAGATGGCACACGGGGGAACGACCATTCAAGTGTTCCCACTGCTCTAAAGATTTTACCAACAAAGGAGCCCTTCTGTTGCACACGCGCCTACACACAGGAGAAAAGCCGTTTAAGTGTTCCCAATGCCCAGCAGCGTACACCACTAGTTCCTATCTCAAGCGTCACTTGCTAAGTCACGCAGAAGAAAAACCCTTTAAATGCTCCCATTGTTCGAAAGAATTTTCCATAAAAACAAGTCTTACGATTCACTTGCGAACGCACACAGGAGACCGGCCTTTCAAGTGTTCCCACTGCGCGAAATCATTCAAACAGAATGCAACCCTTTGGCAACACCTGCGGGTCCACACAGGGGAACGACCATTTAAGTGTACCCACTGCTCAAAGTCCTTTCAAACTAAAGCTTGTCTGGAACTACACCATTCTGTGCATACTGCAGATCGACCTTTCAAGTGTTCCCAATGCTCATCGGCCTTTAAAACCAAGCCAAATCTCAGGCAGCACTTGAGAATGCACAAAGGAGAACAGCCATTCAAGTGTTCTCAGTGCTCGAAAGCTTTCTACCGGAAGGATCACCTTACGAAACACTTGGTGTCGCACACAGAAAAGAAGTGCTCTCACTGCTCACAGTCTTTTAAGGATTATTATAGCCTGAAGAAACACTTGAAAACGCACTCAGAACGAATCAAGTGTTCCCAATGTTCAACAACGTTCAAGAACAAAATGTGTCTTCGGAAGCATTTGCGTTTAAAGCATTAA
- the ebd1 gene encoding uncharacterized protein ebd1, with amino-acid sequence MRIREKRKLQREAREQKRGERESKEYKESPKSQDNNNKEKATDTEALTPAHAPAPAPPAAPPPPPAAPPTSSTPPSLPAAEKVAFDNRIKRKNVLALNEKVAALREYDRLPVYKHVGRLFNCSPDQIKRIVQQRQEILNAWDQRTRRSQDAKTMETKTVRVSMLGKAVYDWMRRMMYYKDFSISDGLIQKMALQFKSSMGLAHFFPHQEWCDKFRRTYSIQHSDTRLLKIGYTQGYSVQIKDIVKDVMSECMPESGPRNEPAEEEEDDEEEVSLGSPMSSNPRSCNDEDEDDEVDVDGGDISGREDELEPDVKPSLSELNLARALQPLPPLVRLPLQTNTPPGTSQKVLLATPIVPPQAGGQPMTMTIIPLATLAQSITQIPSPQQDKGPVVPPPKLEIKQEKDIKTEPKDPEELEEGQTEESLAKPVQIKLEPEPEPELDAEMEEEEPADLDEDANNGRSSVTSLAEVLAANVEDEMEYIERMRQRKISSPAAIEKPLNPRQGTKRRHESAQDDNNNGENGQGSGSSVISCADARKYLKLLEEFALYKENYRLIGLITRADEVMREMDDHVA; translated from the exons ATGCGGATACGCGAGAAGCGCAAGTTGCAAAGGGAGGCGAGGGAGCAGAAGAGGGGGGAGCGGGAGAGCAAGGAGTACAAGGAGTCCCCCAAGTCGCAGgataacaacaacaaggagAAG GCCACCGACACGGAGGCACTCACACCAGCTCATGCGCCTGCGCCTGCTCCACCAGCtgctccaccaccaccaccagcagcaccacccACTTCGAGCACTCCGCCCAGCCTGCCGGCGGCCGAGAAGGTGGCCTTCGACAACCGCATCAAGCGCAAGAACGTCCTGGCGCTTAACGAGAAGGTGGCTGCTTTGAGGGAATACGATCGCCTGCCGGTCTACAAGCACGTGGGCCGCCTGTTCAACTGCAGTCCGGACCAGATCAAGCGGATCGTGCAGCAGCGCCAGGAGATCCTCAACGCCTGGGACCAGCGAACGCGGCGCAGTCAGGATGCCAAGACCATGGAGACCAAGACCGTGAGGGTTTCCATGCTGGGCAAGGCGGTGTACGACTGGATGCGCCGCATGATGTACTACAAGGACTTTAGCATCTCCGACGGGCTGATTCAGAAGATGGCGCTGCAGTTCAAGAGCTCCATGGGCCTGGCCCACTTCTTTCCGCACCAGGAGTGGTGCGACAAGTTCCGGCGCACCTACAGCATCCAGCACAGCGACACGCGGCTGCTGAAGATCGGCTACACGCAGGGCTACTCGGTGCAGATCAAGGACATCGTCAAGGACGTCATGTCGGAGTGCATGCCGGAGAGCGGGCCGCGCAACgagccggcggaggaggaggaggacgacgaggaggaggtcaGCCTGGGCAGCCCGATGAGCAGCAATCCGCGAAGCTGCAAcgacgaggatgaggatgacgAGGTGGACGTGGATGGCGGCGATATCAGCGGGCGTGAGGATGAACTGGAGCCCGATGTGAAGCCCTCGTTGAGTGAACTTAACTTGGCCCGGGCCTTGCAGCCTCTGCCGCCTCTCGTTCGACTTCCTCTGCAGACCAACACCCCGCCGGGCACCTCCCAAAAGGTGCTCCTGGCCACGCCCATTGTGCCGCCGCAAGCGGGTGGTCAGCCCATGACCATGACCATCATACCACTGGCCACCTTGGCCCAGAGCATCACGCAGATTCCGTCCCCGCAGCAGGATAAGGGTCCTGTGGTGCCGCCGCCCAAACTGGAGATCAAGCAGGAGAAGGACATCAAAACGGAGCCGAAAGACCCAGAAGAACTTGAGGAGGGACAGACGGAGGAAAGCCTAGCCAAGCCAGTGCAAATCAAGCTGGAGCCAGAGCCTGAACCCGAGTTGGATGCGgaaatggaggaggaggaaccgGCGGACCTCGACGAGGATGCCAACAATGGTCGCTCTAGTGTCACCTCGCTGGCCGAGGTCCTGGCCGCCAATGTGGAGGACGAGATGGAGTACATCGAGCGGATGCGGCAGCGCAAGATTAGTTCGCCGGCGGCCATCGAGAAGCCGCTGAATCCCCGCCAGGGCACCAAGCGTCGCCACGAATCCGCCCAGgacgacaacaacaatggaGAAAACGGCCAGGGAAGCGGATCGAGTGTCATTAGCTGCGCCGATGCCCGCAAGTACCTAAAGCTCCTCGAGGAGTTTGCTCTGTACAAGGAGAACTACCGGCTGATTGGCTTGATCACGCGGGCCGATGAGGTGATGCGCGAAATGGACGACCATGTGGCGTAG
- the hiro gene encoding retinoid-inducible serine carboxypeptidase has protein sequence MTGRVIIALSLALLGIAALGSVDARKGYGSGEQDWGFVDVRTGAHMFYWLYYTTANVSSYTDRPLAIWLQGGPGASSTAYGNFEELGPLKLDGSYREWTWVKEMNVMFIDNPVGSGFSYVDGTSSYATTNKQIALDLVELMKGFYANHPEFKTVPLHIFCESYGGKMAPEFALELEYAIQRGEIESNFVSVALGDPWTSPIDSVLSWAPFLLQLGIVDQDGHDKIEAAALKTKDYVDREKWTQATLQWSSTQSVVLRESKGVDFYNVETPTLGDQYKVMARAAMTPEELMYRTLVKFDVDEDRDQLLEDLMLGPVTEALGINTGVKWGAQSGTTFTRLMGDFMKPAVEIVGELLNNTTVKVGVFSGGLDLICATPGAVNWIENMEWEDKAKYQAASRVGITVDRVLEGYEKTYGNFSMFWVNRAGHMVPADNPAAMSHILRHFTQFG, from the exons ATGACTGGACGGGTTATCATCGCTCTTTCGCTAGCTCTGCTGGGTATTGCCGCCTTGGGTTCCGTCGACG CTCGAAAGGGCTATGGATCCGGGGAGCAGGATTGGGGCTTTGTGGATGTCAGGACGGGCGCCCACATGTTCTACTGGCTCTACTACACCACCGCCAATGTATCGAGCTACACGGATCGTCCTTTGGCCATTTGGCTGCAGGGAGGACCAGGTGCCTCCTCCACGGCCTATGGCAACTTCGAGGAGCTGGGTCCCCTGAAGCTGGACGGCAGCTACCGGGAGTGGACGTGGGTGAAGGAGATGAACGTGATGTTCATCGACAACCCCGTGGGCAGTGGCTTCAGCTACGTGGACGGAACCTCCTCCTACGCGACCACCAACAAGCAGATTGCCCTGGATCTGGTGGAGCTGATGAAGGGATTCTACGCGAATCACCCGGAGTTCAAGACCGTTCCGCTGCACATCTTCTGCGAGAGTTACGGCGGCAAGATGGCCCCGGAGTTCGCCCTGGAGCTGGAGTACGCCATCCAGCGGGGAGAGATCGAGAGCAACTTCGTTTCGGTTGCTCTGGGGGATCCGTGGACCTCGCCCATCGACTCGGTGCTCTCGTGGGCTCCCTTCCTGCTGCAGCTGGGAATCGTGGACCAGGATGGTCACGACAAGATCGAAGCCGCGGCGCTGAAGACCAAGGACTACGTGGACCGGGAGAAGTGGACGCAGGCTACGCTGCAGTGGAGCTCCACCCAGTCGGTGGTGCTGCGCGAGTCCAAGGGAGTGGATTTTTATAATGTGGAGACCCCCACCCTGGGTGATCAGTACAAGGTGATGGCCCGCGCTGCCATGACTCCAGAGG AGCTCATGTACCGCACACTGGTGAAGTTCGACGTCGACGAGGATCGCGACCAGCTGCTGGAGGATCTGATGCTCGGACCCGTCACCGAGGCCCTGGGAATCAACACTGGTGTCAAGTGGGGCGCCCAGAGTGGCACCACCTTCACCAGGCTGATGGGCGACTTCATGAAGCCCGCCGTGGAAATTG TGGGTGAGCTGCTGAACAACACCACCGTAAAAGTGGGCGTCTTCTCCGGAGGCCTTGACCTGATCTGCGCCACTCCGGGAGCCGTCAATTGGATAGAAAACATGGAGTGGGAGGACAAGGCTAAGTACCAGGCTGCTTCCCGCGTGGGAATCACCGTGGATCGTGTTTTGGAGGGCTACGAAAAGACCTATGGTAACTTCAGCATGTTCTGGGTGAACCGAGCTGGTCATATGGTCCCTGCTGATAATCCCGCTGCAATGTCGCACATCCTGCGACACTTTACCCAGTTTGGTTAA
- the LOC108069449 gene encoding retinoid-inducible serine carboxypeptidase, which produces MSIRLVTIFLAFFAALAQGKPGYGPGDQDWGYVDVRPGAHMFYWLYYTTANVSSYTERPLVIWLQGGPGASSTGYGNFEELGPVDLYGDWRSWTWAKDMNVLFIDNPVGSGFSYVDNTAHFTATNKEIALDLVELMKGFYENHPEFQEVPLHIFCESYGGKMAPEFALELWKAKERGEVKSNLTSVALGDPWTSPIDSVLAWGPFLREAGIVDHAGYAAIQEAANFTAQLVEEERWIQATYQWGNTQWEVMKASKGVDFYNILKETKGGLYQRQMAMSNEERLYRTMVKFDIDEDRTKMLEDLMRGPVAETLGIPSNVVWGSQSGTTFDIHRTDFMKPVIHIVNELLEKTPLKVGVFSGGLDLICATPGTVNWIAKLDWSGKDEYLAAPRNAITVDRILEGYQKSGGNFTMFWINRSGHMAPADNSAAMSHVLREFTSFG; this is translated from the exons ATGTCGATTCGGCTGGTGACGATATTCCTGGCCTTCTTCGCCGCCTTGGCGCAAG GCAAACCCGGCTATGGACCCGGTGACCAGGACTGGGGCTACGTGGACGTGCGTCCGGGTGCCCACATGTTCTACTGGCTCTACTACACCACCGCCAATGTTTCCAGCTACACGGAGCGTCCGCTGGTCATTTGGCTCCAGGGAGGACCGGGTGCCTCCTCCACGGGCTACGGGAACTTCGAGGAACTCGGACCCGTCGATCTGTACGGCGACTGGCGCAGCTGGACGTGGGCGAAGGACATGAATGTCCTGTTCATCGACAATCCCGTGGGCAGTGGCTTCAGCTATGTGGACAATACGGCCCACTTCACGGCCACCAACAAGGAGATTGCCCTGGATTTGGTGGAGCTGATGAAGGGCTTCTACGAGAATCACCCGGAATTCCAGGAGGTTCCGCTGCACATCTTCTGCGAGAGTTACGGCGGCAAGATGGCCCCGGAGTTCGCCCTGGAGCTGTGGAAGGCCAAGGAGCGGGGCGAGGTGAAGAGCAACCTCACCTCGGTGGCCCTGGGTGACCCCTGGACCTCGCCCATCGATTCTGTGCTCGCCTGGGGACCCTTCCTCCGGGAGGCGGGCATTGTGGACCACGCGGGATACGCGGCCATCCAGGAGGCGGCCAACTTCACGGCCCAGCTGGTGGAGGAGGAGCGCTGGATCCAGGCCACCTACCAGTGGGGCAACACCCAGTGGGAGGTGATGAAGGCCTCCAAGGGCGTGGACTTCTACAACATCCTCAAGGAGACGAAGGGCGGTCTCTACCAGCGGCAGATGGCGATGAGCAACGAGGAGCGACTCTATCGCACGATGGTGAAGTTCGATATCGACGAGGATCGCACTAAAATGCTGGAGGATCTGATGAGGGGTCCTGTGGCGGAGACCCTGGGCATTCCCTCGAATGTCGTCTGGGGATCCCAGAGCGGCACCACCTTTGATATCCACAGAACCGACTTCATGAAGCCTGTGATCCACATAG TGAACGAACTGCTGGAGAAGACTCCTCTGAAGGTGGGCGTGTTCTCCGGCGGCCTGGACCTCATCTGCGCCACTCCCGGCACCGTCAACTGGATAGCCAAGCTGGACTGGAGCGGCAAAGACGAGTATCTGGCTGCTCCGCGCAATGCCATCACCGTGGATCGCATTCTGGAGGGCTACCAGAAGTCGGGCGGCAACTTCACCATGTTCTGGATCAACCGAAGTGGTCACATGGCTCCTGCGGATAATTCAGCCGCCATGAGTCATGTCCTCAGGGAGTTTACCTCCTTTGGGTAG
- the RabX6 gene encoding ras-related protein Rab-14 encodes MATMRIPKQKVILCGDYGVGKSSLFRRFATNTFVTDTDRKSTLGLDHIDREYSVNEKQIKLQLWDTGGMERVASVTSSYYKFAEGAILVFALDNAASFHSLSQHLLDIVTYAENAKIFICGNKSDLEGREPEVSDEEVEAFCEQCHSLISATYKTSCRSGAGVEEMFRDISRQLVQANRSKMELQALEHKSFQVDTAGGGGGSGAINEEDASSCGC; translated from the exons ATGGCCACGATGCGCATACCCAAGCAGAAGGTGATCCTGTGCGGCGACTACGGCGTGGGCAAGAGCTCCCTGTTCCGGCGATTCGCCACCAACACCTTCGTCACGGATACGGATAGGAAATCCACGCTGGGATTGGACCACATCGATAGGGAATACAGCGTTAATGAGAAGCAGATCAAG CTCCAACTCTGGGACACTGGCGGCATGGAGCGCGTGGCCTCGGTGACCTCGTCTTACTACAAATTCGCCGAGGGAGCCATTTTGGTCTTCGCCCTGGACAACGCCGCCTCGTTCCACTCACTGTCACAGCACCTACTCGACATTGTGACCTATGCGGAGAACGCCAAGATCTTCATCTGCGGCAACAAGAGCGATCTGGAGGGCAGGGAGCCGGAGGTGAGCGACGAGGAGGTGGAGGCCTTCTGCGAGCAGTGCCACTCGCTGATCAGTGCCACCTACAAGACGTCCTGTCGCAGTGGCGCCGGCGTGGAGGAAATGTTCCGGGACATCTCCAGGCAGCTGGTCCAGGCCAATCGCTCCAAGATGGAGCTGCAGGCCCTGGAGCACAAGAGCTTCCAGGTGGACAccgccggcggcggcggcggcagcggggCCATCAACGAGGAGGACGCCTCCTCCTGCGGCTGCTAG
- the Vti1a gene encoding vesicle transport through interaction with t-SNAREs homolog 1A, with protein MSLLEQYEQQYAALIAEITAHIGRLQQQNNNSERHDLCAKIDGSLPEAQELLEQMGLEVRELSPLQRSSFNGKLQVAQAELKRLQAEYRLTKDKQRSQAAFTTLDLGDSYEDVSISTDQRQRLLDNSERIERTGNRLTEGYRVAVETEQLGAQVLNDLHHQRETLQGARARLRETNAELGRASRTLNTMMLRALREKVVLYGVGVCFVVAVGVSLYLTFAPSSASSVTS; from the exons ATGTCGCTGCTCGAGCAATACGAACAGCAGTACGCCGCCCTCATAGCCGAAATAACGGCGCATATTGGACGTCTGCAgcagcaaaacaacaaca GTGAACGGCATGATCTGTGCGCCAAGATCGATGGCAGTCTGCCGGAGGCCCAGGAACTCCTGGAGCAGATGGGTCTGGAGGTCAGGGAACTCAGTCCCCTCCAGCGCAGCAGCTTCAACGGCAAACTACAGGTGGCCCAGGCGGAATTGAAGCGCCTGCAGGCGGAGTACCGCCTGACCAAGGATAAGCAGCGCTCCCAGGCAGCCTTCACCACCCTGGACTTGGGCGACAGCTACGAGGATGTGTCCATCAGCACGGATCAGCGGCAGCGCCTGCTGGACAACTCGGAGCGGATCGAGCGAACGGGCAATCGGCTGACCGAGGGCTACCGCGTGGCCGTGGAAACGGAGCAGCTGGGCGCCCAGGTGCTGAATGACCTCCATCACCAGAGGGAAACGTTGCAGGGAGCGAGGGCAAGGCTAAGGGAGACCAATGCCGAGCTGGGAAGAGCTTCCCGTACTCTGAACACCATGATGTTGAGAGCCCTGCGCGAAAAGGTGGTCTTGTATGGCGTAGGAGTCTGCTTTGTGGTCGCCGTGGGCGTCAGTCTGTATTTAACTTTCGCACCCAGCTCCGCGAGCTCCGTCACCTCGTAG